In Amaranthus tricolor cultivar Red isolate AtriRed21 chromosome 3, ASM2621246v1, whole genome shotgun sequence, a single window of DNA contains:
- the LOC130807829 gene encoding BTB/POZ domain-containing protein At1g04390 isoform X3 translates to MFRAIGGILQSPNEAVLPMGLEVAVKLISIVPMSMLQPHLNYLSHSFSPLLSNHQTQVAIMSATALHLIVSKLSITKEKKVWEVLEKYDVLGQLIDNLKAFSDKVKPIDYFQEMASLLSSIMHLWPSTRYPVWSDVKLMEVVEFISSRPEATVKVAVLRLYSTLALCANGAQKLMENGKVLIQTIVQCLGNSQPYSVRILAFKVAQNLMATEKLCSEVLKFSCESIIKSIICALTDSGVGHRERELLNQDISLMVEACRLALISRWQGKHHDYLWRFGVDKVLVHLMMNNWQSHYLLQHSMPIEELIAIAREGLCGKNLLELRPYVWEIIGLLSAQCGEGFSPTKHENEHSISLLVATACLAFVDSIGRERMLCQADRTYSFRSVSATKATLMMLFSPCPYIASQARLILSEALRIEGEEHLKHLLHALNFIFSGDIARMLDRFQLLTGLISLAIYSGLPQFYRKVVKYGGVKTLLAFLRCWLDNASHFDKVCISCYLRVTAMERSCCRHDVEDWEGKEILLLMAFWSLAALMNSYDSEGLELDIFVRETTYSKDQFIQDIQKISLGTTSSGVKWYCSYVLSFFGFYGFPNKLGTRIASICEKEHGDMHLVLRNGPSISVHRVILRIRCPSLLLPGGLSNEEKMYRSNSFSTKEVTNKCERTTKEVTLSAKVDHQALSKLLDFVYSGYLQADEGIVRNLRVLAKSCNIQALVRLLCRKRPKWGAHMPSVDFTAALGPDGHAYSDIILEAKSVENAGWTCNCCSLPSPHSHAHRAILSASCEYMRALFQSGMQDSLSQSLKVPVSWEALHKLVIWMYSNHMPKTVSGCLWASMDIQQKLSELQPYIELCWLAEFWFLDDVKEECSTVVNISLDSPELAVKVMKFAATYSQWELVEIASNKIAPAYRKLHSSGALDILDEALVETIRLASIRLHQE, encoded by the exons ATGTTCAGAGCAATAGGAGGTATTCTTCAATCTCCAAATGAAGCTGTGCTACCAATGGGATTAGAAGTTGCAGTTAAGTTGATCAGCATAGTGCCTATGTCGATGTTGCAACCTCACTTGAACTATCTTAGCCATTCCTTTTCACCGTTGTTGTCCAATCATCAAACTCAAGTTGCTATTATGAGCGCAACTGCACTACATTTGATTGTTTCAAAGTTAAGTATCACGAAAGAGAAAAAAGTGTGGGAAGTTCTAGAGAAATATGATGTACTTGGTCAATTAATTGACAATTTGAAGGCTTTTTCTGATAAGGTTAAGCCGATAGATTATTTTCAAGAAATGGCTTCACTTTTGAGTTCAATAATGCACCTATGGCCCTCCACAAGATATCCTGTTTGGAGCGATGTCAAACTGATGGAAGTTGTGGAGTTCATCTCCAGCAGACCAGAAGCTACTGTCAAAGTTGCAGTTTTGAGGTTGTATTCTACTTTAG CACTATGTGCTAATGGAGCACAAAAGCTTATGGAGAATGGGAAGGTTCTCATACAAACAATTGTGCAGTGTTTGGGCAATTCACAGCCATATTCTGTTCGAATTTTAGCATTCAAGGTTGCACAAAATTTAATG GCTACAGAGAAGTTGTGCTCAGAAGTGTTGAAATTTTCTTGTGAATCTATAATCAAGTCAATTATATGTGCATTGACTGATTCGGGTGTTGGTCATAGAGAAAGAGAACTTTTGAATCAGGACATATCTTTGATGGTGGAAGCTTGTCGTTTGGCACTGATTAGTCGGTGGCAAGGAAAGCATCATGACTATCTATGGAGGTTTGGAGTTGATAAGGTCCTTGTCCATCTTATGATGAACAATTGGCAGAGCCATTATCTACTGCAACATTCAATGCCCATTGAAGAGCTTATAGCTATAGCTAGAGAGGGTTTATGTGGTAAAAACCTGCTGGAATTACGACCATATGTATGGGAAATTATTGGATTACTTTCAGCTCAATGTGGGGAAGGTTTTTCTCCTACAAAGCATGAGAATGAGCATTCTATCAGTCTCCTTGTTGCTACTGCATG CCTGGCTTTCGTAGACTCAATAGGAAGAGAACGCATGCTTTGCCAGGCTGACCGAACATATTCATTTCGGAGTGTTTCAGCAACAAAAGCCACCTTGATGATGTTATTTTCACCTTGCCCATACATTGCATCACAAGCCAGGTTGATTCTTTCAGAAGCTCTCAGAATTGAGGGTGAGGAACATCTAAAGCACCTTTTGCATGCTCTGAATTTCATTTTTTCGGGGGATATCGCAAGGATGCTTGATAGGTTTCAATTGTTAACTGGCTTGATTAGTTTGGCTATATATTCTGGATTGCCTCAATTTTACCGGAAGGTTGTCAAATATGGTGGGGTCAAAACTTTACTGGCTTTCCTGAGATGCTGGTTGGACAATGCTTCTCATTTCGACAAGGTCTGCATATCCTGTTATTTAAGAGTCACAGCCATGGAACGATCTTGTTGCAGACACGATGTAGAAGATTGGGAAGGCAAGGAAATTCTTTTGCTTATGGCTTTTTGGAGTTTAGCTGCATTGATGAACTCTTATGATTCAGAAGGGCTTGAGTTGGATATTTTTGTAAGGGAAACAACTTACAGTAAAGACCAATTTATCCAGGATATCCAAAAGATATCATTAGGTACTACCTCAAGTGGAGTAAAGTGGTATTGTTCATATGTTCTTAGCTTTTTTGGATTCTATGGTTTCCCCAATAAACTAGGTACACGAATTGCGTCAATTTGTGAGAAAGAGCATGGCGATATGCATCTTGTCCTTCGAAATGGACCATCTATAAGTGTTCACCGTGTCATTCTTCGGATACGGTGTCCATCCCTGCTTCTACCTGGAGGTCTTTCGAATGAAGAGAAAATGTATAGGTCCAATAGTTTTTCCACAAAAGAAGTAACTAACAAATGTGAAAGAACCACAAAGGAAGTTACACTATCTGCAAAAGTGGACCACCAAGCACTATCCAAATTGCTGGACTTTGTGTACTCTGGTTATCTTCAAGCTGATGAAGGCATTGTAAGAAATTTAAGAGTGCTTGCAAAGTCCTGCAATATACAAGCTCTAGTACGACTTCTTTGCAGAAAAAGGCCGAAATGGGGAGCTCATATGCCCAGTGTTGATTTTACTGCTGCACTTGGACCTGATGGACATGCGTATTC AGACATCATCTTGGAAGCTAAGTCAGTTGAAAATGCAGGATGGACTTGCAACTGCTGTTCTCTCCCTTCACCTCATAGCCATGCTCACAGGGCAATTTTAAGTGCTAGTTGTGAGTACATGCGGGCTTTATTTCAATCCGGGATGCAAGACAG TCTATCGCAGTCCTTAAAAGTACCAGTCAGTTGGGAAGCTTTGCATAAGTTGGTTATCTGGATGTATTCTAATCACATGCCAAAAACTGTTTCTGGCTGTTTATGGGCTTCTATGGATATACAACAAAAACTGTCGGAGCTTCAGCCTTACATAGAACTTTGTTGGCTTGCTGAATTCTGGTTTTTGGACGATGTTAAGGAAGAATGCTCAACTGTGGTTAATATTTCCCTTGATTCACCAGAATTGGCAGTCAAGGTAATGAAATTTGCTGCTACTTACTCTCAATGGGAATTGGTTGAGATTGCGTCAAATAAGATTGCCCCAGCATATCGTAAACTACACAGTTCTGGTGCACTTGATATTTTGGATGAAGCACTCGTGGAAACGATTCGGTTGGCATCTATTCGCCTCCATCAAGAgtga
- the LOC130807829 gene encoding BTB/POZ domain-containing protein At1g04390 isoform X2: protein MKSSKRGKKAETKKIGVNNSNTHLATLHERLYHGLNLGFRYHGSKEKEWQSNDVEIQRLVIRSMSAFLDAIVPDKWQMPIVKDSIPDMFRAIGGILQSPNEAVLPMGLEVAVKLISIVPMSMLQPHLNYLSHSFSPLLSNHQTQVAIMSATALHLIVSKLSITKEKKVWEVLEKYDVLGQLIDNLKAFSDKVKPIDYFQEMASLLSSIMHLWPSTRYPVWSDVKLMEVVEFISSRPEATVKVAVLRLYSTLALCANGAQKLMENGKVLIQTIVQCLGNSQPYSVRILAFKVAQNLMATEKLCSEVLKFSCESIIKSIICALTDSGVGHRERELLNQDISLMVEACRLALISRWQGKHHDYLWRFGVDKVLVHLMMNNWQSHYLLQHSMPIEELIAIAREGLCGKNLLELRPYVWEIIGLLSAQCGEGFSPTKHENEHSISLLVATACLAFVDSIGRERMLCQADRTYSFRSVSATKATLMMLFSPCPYIASQARLILSEALRIEGEEHLKHLLHALNFIFSGDIARMLDRFQLLTGLISLAIYSGLPQFYRKVVKYGGVKTLLAFLRCWLDNASHFDKVCISCYLRVTAMERSCCRHDVEDWEGKEILLLMAFWSLAALMNSYDSEGLELDIFVRETTYSKDQFIQDIQKISLGTTSSGVKWYCSYVLSFFGFYGFPNKLGTRIASICEKEHGDMHLVLRNGPSISVHRVILRIRCPSLLLPGGLSNEEKMYRSNSFSTKEVTNKCERTTKEVTLSAKVDHQALSKLLDFVYSGYLQADEGIVRNLRVLAKSCNIQALVRLLCRKRPKWGAHMPSVDFTAALGPDGHAYSDIILEAKSVENAGWTCNCCSLPSPHSHAHRAILSASCEYMRALFQSGMQDSLSQSLKVPVSWEALHKLVIWMYSNHMPKTVSGCLWASMDIQQKLSELQPYIELCWLAEFWFLDDVKEECSTVVNISLDSPELAVKVMKFAATYSQWELVEIASNKIAPAYRKLHSSGALDILDEALVETIRLASIRLHQE from the exons ATGAAATCGTCCAAGAGAGGAAAAAAAGCAGAAACCAAGAAAATTGGAGTCAATAATAGTAATACCCATCTTGCCACCCTCCATGAGCGCCTCTATCATGGATTAAATCTTGGATTCAG GTATCATGGTAGTAAAGAAAAGGAATGGCAGTCCAATGACGTTGAGATACAAAGGCTGGTAATTAGATCAATGTCGGCTTTTCTAGATGCTATTGTGCCAGACAAATGGCAAATGCCTATTGTGAAG GATTCCATTCCAGACATGTTCAGAGCAATAGGAGGTATTCTTCAATCTCCAAATGAAGCTGTGCTACCAATGGGATTAGAAGTTGCAGTTAAGTTGATCAGCATAGTGCCTATGTCGATGTTGCAACCTCACTTGAACTATCTTAGCCATTCCTTTTCACCGTTGTTGTCCAATCATCAAACTCAAGTTGCTATTATGAGCGCAACTGCACTACATTTGATTGTTTCAAAGTTAAGTATCACGAAAGAGAAAAAAGTGTGGGAAGTTCTAGAGAAATATGATGTACTTGGTCAATTAATTGACAATTTGAAGGCTTTTTCTGATAAGGTTAAGCCGATAGATTATTTTCAAGAAATGGCTTCACTTTTGAGTTCAATAATGCACCTATGGCCCTCCACAAGATATCCTGTTTGGAGCGATGTCAAACTGATGGAAGTTGTGGAGTTCATCTCCAGCAGACCAGAAGCTACTGTCAAAGTTGCAGTTTTGAGGTTGTATTCTACTTTAG CACTATGTGCTAATGGAGCACAAAAGCTTATGGAGAATGGGAAGGTTCTCATACAAACAATTGTGCAGTGTTTGGGCAATTCACAGCCATATTCTGTTCGAATTTTAGCATTCAAGGTTGCACAAAATTTAATG GCTACAGAGAAGTTGTGCTCAGAAGTGTTGAAATTTTCTTGTGAATCTATAATCAAGTCAATTATATGTGCATTGACTGATTCGGGTGTTGGTCATAGAGAAAGAGAACTTTTGAATCAGGACATATCTTTGATGGTGGAAGCTTGTCGTTTGGCACTGATTAGTCGGTGGCAAGGAAAGCATCATGACTATCTATGGAGGTTTGGAGTTGATAAGGTCCTTGTCCATCTTATGATGAACAATTGGCAGAGCCATTATCTACTGCAACATTCAATGCCCATTGAAGAGCTTATAGCTATAGCTAGAGAGGGTTTATGTGGTAAAAACCTGCTGGAATTACGACCATATGTATGGGAAATTATTGGATTACTTTCAGCTCAATGTGGGGAAGGTTTTTCTCCTACAAAGCATGAGAATGAGCATTCTATCAGTCTCCTTGTTGCTACTGCATG CCTGGCTTTCGTAGACTCAATAGGAAGAGAACGCATGCTTTGCCAGGCTGACCGAACATATTCATTTCGGAGTGTTTCAGCAACAAAAGCCACCTTGATGATGTTATTTTCACCTTGCCCATACATTGCATCACAAGCCAGGTTGATTCTTTCAGAAGCTCTCAGAATTGAGGGTGAGGAACATCTAAAGCACCTTTTGCATGCTCTGAATTTCATTTTTTCGGGGGATATCGCAAGGATGCTTGATAGGTTTCAATTGTTAACTGGCTTGATTAGTTTGGCTATATATTCTGGATTGCCTCAATTTTACCGGAAGGTTGTCAAATATGGTGGGGTCAAAACTTTACTGGCTTTCCTGAGATGCTGGTTGGACAATGCTTCTCATTTCGACAAGGTCTGCATATCCTGTTATTTAAGAGTCACAGCCATGGAACGATCTTGTTGCAGACACGATGTAGAAGATTGGGAAGGCAAGGAAATTCTTTTGCTTATGGCTTTTTGGAGTTTAGCTGCATTGATGAACTCTTATGATTCAGAAGGGCTTGAGTTGGATATTTTTGTAAGGGAAACAACTTACAGTAAAGACCAATTTATCCAGGATATCCAAAAGATATCATTAGGTACTACCTCAAGTGGAGTAAAGTGGTATTGTTCATATGTTCTTAGCTTTTTTGGATTCTATGGTTTCCCCAATAAACTAGGTACACGAATTGCGTCAATTTGTGAGAAAGAGCATGGCGATATGCATCTTGTCCTTCGAAATGGACCATCTATAAGTGTTCACCGTGTCATTCTTCGGATACGGTGTCCATCCCTGCTTCTACCTGGAGGTCTTTCGAATGAAGAGAAAATGTATAGGTCCAATAGTTTTTCCACAAAAGAAGTAACTAACAAATGTGAAAGAACCACAAAGGAAGTTACACTATCTGCAAAAGTGGACCACCAAGCACTATCCAAATTGCTGGACTTTGTGTACTCTGGTTATCTTCAAGCTGATGAAGGCATTGTAAGAAATTTAAGAGTGCTTGCAAAGTCCTGCAATATACAAGCTCTAGTACGACTTCTTTGCAGAAAAAGGCCGAAATGGGGAGCTCATATGCCCAGTGTTGATTTTACTGCTGCACTTGGACCTGATGGACATGCGTATTC AGACATCATCTTGGAAGCTAAGTCAGTTGAAAATGCAGGATGGACTTGCAACTGCTGTTCTCTCCCTTCACCTCATAGCCATGCTCACAGGGCAATTTTAAGTGCTAGTTGTGAGTACATGCGGGCTTTATTTCAATCCGGGATGCAAGACAG TCTATCGCAGTCCTTAAAAGTACCAGTCAGTTGGGAAGCTTTGCATAAGTTGGTTATCTGGATGTATTCTAATCACATGCCAAAAACTGTTTCTGGCTGTTTATGGGCTTCTATGGATATACAACAAAAACTGTCGGAGCTTCAGCCTTACATAGAACTTTGTTGGCTTGCTGAATTCTGGTTTTTGGACGATGTTAAGGAAGAATGCTCAACTGTGGTTAATATTTCCCTTGATTCACCAGAATTGGCAGTCAAGGTAATGAAATTTGCTGCTACTTACTCTCAATGGGAATTGGTTGAGATTGCGTCAAATAAGATTGCCCCAGCATATCGTAAACTACACAGTTCTGGTGCACTTGATATTTTGGATGAAGCACTCGTGGAAACGATTCGGTTGGCATCTATTCGCCTCCATCAAGAgtga
- the LOC130807829 gene encoding BTB/POZ domain-containing protein At1g04390 isoform X1: MKSSKRGKKAETKKIGVNNSNTHLATLHERLYHGLNLGFSRYHGSKEKEWQSNDVEIQRLVIRSMSAFLDAIVPDKWQMPIVKDSIPDMFRAIGGILQSPNEAVLPMGLEVAVKLISIVPMSMLQPHLNYLSHSFSPLLSNHQTQVAIMSATALHLIVSKLSITKEKKVWEVLEKYDVLGQLIDNLKAFSDKVKPIDYFQEMASLLSSIMHLWPSTRYPVWSDVKLMEVVEFISSRPEATVKVAVLRLYSTLALCANGAQKLMENGKVLIQTIVQCLGNSQPYSVRILAFKVAQNLMATEKLCSEVLKFSCESIIKSIICALTDSGVGHRERELLNQDISLMVEACRLALISRWQGKHHDYLWRFGVDKVLVHLMMNNWQSHYLLQHSMPIEELIAIAREGLCGKNLLELRPYVWEIIGLLSAQCGEGFSPTKHENEHSISLLVATACLAFVDSIGRERMLCQADRTYSFRSVSATKATLMMLFSPCPYIASQARLILSEALRIEGEEHLKHLLHALNFIFSGDIARMLDRFQLLTGLISLAIYSGLPQFYRKVVKYGGVKTLLAFLRCWLDNASHFDKVCISCYLRVTAMERSCCRHDVEDWEGKEILLLMAFWSLAALMNSYDSEGLELDIFVRETTYSKDQFIQDIQKISLGTTSSGVKWYCSYVLSFFGFYGFPNKLGTRIASICEKEHGDMHLVLRNGPSISVHRVILRIRCPSLLLPGGLSNEEKMYRSNSFSTKEVTNKCERTTKEVTLSAKVDHQALSKLLDFVYSGYLQADEGIVRNLRVLAKSCNIQALVRLLCRKRPKWGAHMPSVDFTAALGPDGHAYSDIILEAKSVENAGWTCNCCSLPSPHSHAHRAILSASCEYMRALFQSGMQDSLSQSLKVPVSWEALHKLVIWMYSNHMPKTVSGCLWASMDIQQKLSELQPYIELCWLAEFWFLDDVKEECSTVVNISLDSPELAVKVMKFAATYSQWELVEIASNKIAPAYRKLHSSGALDILDEALVETIRLASIRLHQE; the protein is encoded by the exons ATGAAATCGTCCAAGAGAGGAAAAAAAGCAGAAACCAAGAAAATTGGAGTCAATAATAGTAATACCCATCTTGCCACCCTCCATGAGCGCCTCTATCATGGATTAAATCTTGGATTCAG CAGGTATCATGGTAGTAAAGAAAAGGAATGGCAGTCCAATGACGTTGAGATACAAAGGCTGGTAATTAGATCAATGTCGGCTTTTCTAGATGCTATTGTGCCAGACAAATGGCAAATGCCTATTGTGAAG GATTCCATTCCAGACATGTTCAGAGCAATAGGAGGTATTCTTCAATCTCCAAATGAAGCTGTGCTACCAATGGGATTAGAAGTTGCAGTTAAGTTGATCAGCATAGTGCCTATGTCGATGTTGCAACCTCACTTGAACTATCTTAGCCATTCCTTTTCACCGTTGTTGTCCAATCATCAAACTCAAGTTGCTATTATGAGCGCAACTGCACTACATTTGATTGTTTCAAAGTTAAGTATCACGAAAGAGAAAAAAGTGTGGGAAGTTCTAGAGAAATATGATGTACTTGGTCAATTAATTGACAATTTGAAGGCTTTTTCTGATAAGGTTAAGCCGATAGATTATTTTCAAGAAATGGCTTCACTTTTGAGTTCAATAATGCACCTATGGCCCTCCACAAGATATCCTGTTTGGAGCGATGTCAAACTGATGGAAGTTGTGGAGTTCATCTCCAGCAGACCAGAAGCTACTGTCAAAGTTGCAGTTTTGAGGTTGTATTCTACTTTAG CACTATGTGCTAATGGAGCACAAAAGCTTATGGAGAATGGGAAGGTTCTCATACAAACAATTGTGCAGTGTTTGGGCAATTCACAGCCATATTCTGTTCGAATTTTAGCATTCAAGGTTGCACAAAATTTAATG GCTACAGAGAAGTTGTGCTCAGAAGTGTTGAAATTTTCTTGTGAATCTATAATCAAGTCAATTATATGTGCATTGACTGATTCGGGTGTTGGTCATAGAGAAAGAGAACTTTTGAATCAGGACATATCTTTGATGGTGGAAGCTTGTCGTTTGGCACTGATTAGTCGGTGGCAAGGAAAGCATCATGACTATCTATGGAGGTTTGGAGTTGATAAGGTCCTTGTCCATCTTATGATGAACAATTGGCAGAGCCATTATCTACTGCAACATTCAATGCCCATTGAAGAGCTTATAGCTATAGCTAGAGAGGGTTTATGTGGTAAAAACCTGCTGGAATTACGACCATATGTATGGGAAATTATTGGATTACTTTCAGCTCAATGTGGGGAAGGTTTTTCTCCTACAAAGCATGAGAATGAGCATTCTATCAGTCTCCTTGTTGCTACTGCATG CCTGGCTTTCGTAGACTCAATAGGAAGAGAACGCATGCTTTGCCAGGCTGACCGAACATATTCATTTCGGAGTGTTTCAGCAACAAAAGCCACCTTGATGATGTTATTTTCACCTTGCCCATACATTGCATCACAAGCCAGGTTGATTCTTTCAGAAGCTCTCAGAATTGAGGGTGAGGAACATCTAAAGCACCTTTTGCATGCTCTGAATTTCATTTTTTCGGGGGATATCGCAAGGATGCTTGATAGGTTTCAATTGTTAACTGGCTTGATTAGTTTGGCTATATATTCTGGATTGCCTCAATTTTACCGGAAGGTTGTCAAATATGGTGGGGTCAAAACTTTACTGGCTTTCCTGAGATGCTGGTTGGACAATGCTTCTCATTTCGACAAGGTCTGCATATCCTGTTATTTAAGAGTCACAGCCATGGAACGATCTTGTTGCAGACACGATGTAGAAGATTGGGAAGGCAAGGAAATTCTTTTGCTTATGGCTTTTTGGAGTTTAGCTGCATTGATGAACTCTTATGATTCAGAAGGGCTTGAGTTGGATATTTTTGTAAGGGAAACAACTTACAGTAAAGACCAATTTATCCAGGATATCCAAAAGATATCATTAGGTACTACCTCAAGTGGAGTAAAGTGGTATTGTTCATATGTTCTTAGCTTTTTTGGATTCTATGGTTTCCCCAATAAACTAGGTACACGAATTGCGTCAATTTGTGAGAAAGAGCATGGCGATATGCATCTTGTCCTTCGAAATGGACCATCTATAAGTGTTCACCGTGTCATTCTTCGGATACGGTGTCCATCCCTGCTTCTACCTGGAGGTCTTTCGAATGAAGAGAAAATGTATAGGTCCAATAGTTTTTCCACAAAAGAAGTAACTAACAAATGTGAAAGAACCACAAAGGAAGTTACACTATCTGCAAAAGTGGACCACCAAGCACTATCCAAATTGCTGGACTTTGTGTACTCTGGTTATCTTCAAGCTGATGAAGGCATTGTAAGAAATTTAAGAGTGCTTGCAAAGTCCTGCAATATACAAGCTCTAGTACGACTTCTTTGCAGAAAAAGGCCGAAATGGGGAGCTCATATGCCCAGTGTTGATTTTACTGCTGCACTTGGACCTGATGGACATGCGTATTC AGACATCATCTTGGAAGCTAAGTCAGTTGAAAATGCAGGATGGACTTGCAACTGCTGTTCTCTCCCTTCACCTCATAGCCATGCTCACAGGGCAATTTTAAGTGCTAGTTGTGAGTACATGCGGGCTTTATTTCAATCCGGGATGCAAGACAG TCTATCGCAGTCCTTAAAAGTACCAGTCAGTTGGGAAGCTTTGCATAAGTTGGTTATCTGGATGTATTCTAATCACATGCCAAAAACTGTTTCTGGCTGTTTATGGGCTTCTATGGATATACAACAAAAACTGTCGGAGCTTCAGCCTTACATAGAACTTTGTTGGCTTGCTGAATTCTGGTTTTTGGACGATGTTAAGGAAGAATGCTCAACTGTGGTTAATATTTCCCTTGATTCACCAGAATTGGCAGTCAAGGTAATGAAATTTGCTGCTACTTACTCTCAATGGGAATTGGTTGAGATTGCGTCAAATAAGATTGCCCCAGCATATCGTAAACTACACAGTTCTGGTGCACTTGATATTTTGGATGAAGCACTCGTGGAAACGATTCGGTTGGCATCTATTCGCCTCCATCAAGAgtga
- the LOC130808740 gene encoding protein LIKE EARLY STARVATION, chloroplastic, with product MASSHHLLQSTISNNPSYPFHQTLKTPKLAILLKTQTPTKPTTKFQITASNDTNNNGSDSFSYLQMWKKAIDRQQKEIKFDKISQNLPSPIHTEVETDNHEALAKKSFEFQKILEVSKEERDRVQRIQVIDRAAAAIAAARALLKDRKPTSNAKATSLGSADSALANNRVQSDNNAVLSSDNHNGGIDSRSFHMPPSRNSGSGPPGPDFWSWTPPTEDDSSGLDVYNVKKAPISSGKQYLTNKLMEKEKASDFLSIPMESTNLESNLIAPLPPFQSLMEVHKVEALNTSQEAPVKEDIGAQFSAHAAEAAHALHNVEEKPSYGVNPDGSRWWKETGVETRPDGVVCRWTLNRGVSSDGVVEWEEKYWEAADEYGYKELGSEKSGRDATGNVWHEYWKESMWQEHGLLHMEKTADKWGKNANGDEWQEKWWEHYDASGKADKWAHKWCSLNPNTQVEVGHAHVWHERWGEKYDGQGGSTKYTDKWAERWEGDAWVKWGDKWDENFDQNYNGVKQGETWWEGKYGDRWNRTWGEQHNGSGWVHKYGKSSSGEHWDTYVPEDTWYERFPHYGFLHCFENSVQLREV from the exons ATGGCGTCTTCTCATCACCTCTTACAATCCACCATATCCAATAACCCTTCTTACCCATTTCATCAAACTCTCAAAACCCCTAAACTAGCCATCCTTCTCAAAACTCAAACTCCAACAAAGCCTACCACCAAATTCCAAATCACTGCTTCAAATGACACTAATAACAATGGCAGCGACTCGTTTTCGTACCTTCAAATGTGGAAGAAAGCCATTGATAGACAACAAAAGGAGATTAAATTTGACAAAATTTCTCAGAATTTACCATCCCCGATCCATACTGAGGTTGAAACAGATAATCATGAAGCTTTGGCGAAGAAGAGCTTTGAGTTCCAGAAGATTCTAGAAGTTTCTAAAGAGGAGAGAGATAGAGTTCAGCGGATCCAGGTTATTGATCGTGCTGCTGCCGCCATTGCTGCTGCTCGTGCTCTTCTTAAGGATCGGAAACCTACATCCAATGCCAAGGCGACGAGTTTGGGTTCGGCGGATTCGGCTTTGGCGAATAATAGGGTTCAATCTGATAACAATGCAGTTTTGAGCTCAGATAATCACAATGGGG GAATAGATAGTAGAAGCTTTCACATGCCTCCATCAAGAAATTCTGGAAGTGGTCCACCTGGTCCGGACTTTTGGTCTTGGACACCCCCAACAGAGGATGATTCCAGTGGACTGGATGTTTATAATGTAAAAAAAGCCCCCATAAGCTCTGGGAAGCAATATTTAACTAACAAGCTGATGGAAAAAGAGAAAGCTTCAGATTTTCTCTCTATACCAATGGAGAGCACTAACTTGGAAAGCAACCTTATAGCACCTCTCCCACCTTTTCAATCATTAATGGAAGTGCACAAAGTAGAAGCTCTAAACACCAGTCAGGAAGCCCCTGTTAAAGAAGACATTGGTGCTCAGTTTTCGGCTCATGCAGCAGAAGCAGCTCATGCTCTACACAACGTAGAAGAAAAACCATCATATGGAGTAAATCCTGATGGGTCAAGGTGGTGGAAGGAAACTGGAGTTGAAACAAGACCTGATGGTGTTGTTTGCCGCTGGACATTAAACAGAGGTGTGAGTTCTGATGGGGTTGTAGAATGGGAAGAGAAGTATTGGGAGGCAGCTGATGAATATGGTTACAAAGAACTTGGGTCTGAGAAGTCTGGACGTGATGCTACTGGGAATGTTTGGCATGAGTACTGGAAGGAGTCAATGTGGCAG GAGCATGGTCTTTTACATATGGAGAAGACGGCAGATAAGTGGGGAAAGAATGCAAATGGTGATGAGTGGCAAGAGAAATGGTGGGAACATTACGATGCCTCTGGTAAAGCTGATAAATGGGCACACAAGTGGTGTAGCCTCAATCCCAACACTCAAGTTGAGGTTGGTCATGCTCATGTTTGGCACGAGAG GTGGGGAGAAAAATATGATGGTCAAGGTGGAAGTACAAAATACACTGATAAATGGGCAGAGCGTTGGGAAGGAGATGCTTGGGTAAAATGGGGTGATAAATGGGATGAAAACTTTGATCAAAACTATAACGGGGTGAAACAGGGGGAGACATGGTGGGAAGGTAAGTATGGGGACCGATGGAACCGCACATGGGGCGAGCAACATAATGGTTCCGGATGGGTACACAAGTATGGCAAAAGCAGCAGCGGTGAGCACTGGGATACTTATGTGCCAGAAGATACTTGGTATGAGAGGTTTCCACATTATGGCTTTTTGCattgctttgaaaattctgtcCAGCTCAGGGAAGTTTAG